The following coding sequences are from one Arthrobacter sp. PvP023 window:
- a CDS encoding AGE family epimerase/isomerase: MTWLNSAAHARWLESETDRLINFAAGSKVPTGFGWLDNNGAVFTDKPTHLWITARMVHSFAVAALMGRPGAATLVDHGIAALNGVFHDDEFGGWYAEVDGNGPVNDTKSGYQHSFVLLAAASAVAASRPGARELLDEALRIADTRFWDHDAGMCFDSWNREFTETEAYRGGNASMHSVEAYLIVADVTGENRWLERALHIAEVLIHDFARNNNYRVFEHFDPEWNPMPEYNTDDRASQFRAYGGTPGHWVEWARLLLHIRAGLEARGMDVPAWLLDDARGLFDAAIRDAWQPDGHPGFVYTVDWEGKPVVTTRIRWVPAEAIGGAAALYIATGEKKYSEWYEQIWDHARDWFIDYEHGSWKQELDEHGNVTSTVWSGKADIYHLWHCLVVPRLPLAPGLAPAVAAGLLDARLAASR, translated from the coding sequence ATGACGTGGCTGAACAGCGCCGCTCACGCGCGATGGCTGGAGTCCGAAACCGATCGGCTGATCAATTTCGCCGCGGGTTCAAAGGTGCCCACCGGATTCGGCTGGCTCGACAACAACGGCGCGGTGTTCACCGACAAGCCGACCCACCTCTGGATTACCGCGCGGATGGTTCATAGTTTCGCCGTCGCTGCCCTGATGGGGCGGCCAGGCGCTGCTACCCTCGTCGACCACGGCATCGCCGCCCTCAACGGAGTCTTCCACGATGATGAGTTCGGCGGCTGGTATGCCGAGGTAGACGGGAACGGACCGGTAAACGACACCAAGTCCGGTTACCAGCACTCCTTCGTGCTCCTCGCCGCTGCCAGCGCCGTTGCGGCCAGCCGCCCGGGCGCCAGGGAATTGCTCGACGAGGCACTGCGCATCGCTGACACCAGGTTCTGGGACCACGACGCCGGCATGTGCTTCGACTCGTGGAACCGGGAATTTACGGAAACCGAAGCATACCGTGGCGGTAACGCGAGCATGCATTCCGTCGAGGCGTACCTCATCGTCGCCGATGTGACCGGGGAGAACCGCTGGCTCGAACGGGCCCTCCACATCGCCGAGGTGCTCATCCACGACTTCGCGCGCAACAACAACTACCGGGTCTTCGAGCACTTCGACCCGGAGTGGAACCCCATGCCGGAGTACAACACCGATGACCGGGCCAGCCAGTTCCGCGCGTACGGCGGAACCCCCGGCCACTGGGTTGAGTGGGCACGCCTGCTCCTGCACATCCGCGCCGGGCTCGAAGCCCGCGGCATGGACGTCCCAGCCTGGCTGCTGGACGACGCACGGGGCCTGTTCGACGCCGCCATCCGCGACGCCTGGCAGCCGGACGGCCATCCCGGATTTGTTTACACCGTCGACTGGGAAGGCAAGCCGGTTGTCACCACCCGCATCCGCTGGGTTCCCGCCGAGGCAATCGGGGGCGCGGCAGCTCTGTACATCGCCACCGGCGAGAAGAAGTATTCAGAATGGTACGAACAAATCTGGGACCACGCCCGCGACTGGTTCATCGATTACGAGCACGGATCCTGGAAGCAGGAACTCGACGAGCACGGCAATGTCACCTCCACTGTGTGGTCGGGCAAGGCGGACATCTACCACCTCTGGCACTGCCTGGTAGTGCCGCGACTTCCGTTGGCGCCGGGGCTTGCTCCCGCCGTCGCGGCCGGCCTGCTGGATGCACGGCTTGCTGCGTCCAGGTAA
- a CDS encoding LacI family DNA-binding transcriptional regulator — MISNGSRRRDITVADVAKAANVSKAQAARALGNYGAVSDDVRERVLAAAEELSYRPNELARSMNTGKSHTIGVVVGDIENPHFGLATRGITDTAKKSGYNVILVNTDEEETAEVEAVQVLLDKRVDGLIVAPASSVETEHLRRVYDSGRPLVLLDRAAAGLEVETFAVDMTAISYESTRYLLEAGHRRIAFVSTLKTDRPYVAGMELASSQISERLAGMRRAFEEKGLSQPVDLVRLNAGDAESIKRITRHLLEGPGAATAIVASDGLIALSIVEAIQELGLSIPADVSFLMYDDFAWTRLTTPPLTVIAQPVYEMGIAAASALIRLIEGRKPSAPGTELTARLVRRGSIGSPAPEKPSADGGAGHAQNDNQFTPA; from the coding sequence ATGATCAGTAATGGATCCAGGCGACGTGATATTACGGTCGCGGACGTCGCAAAAGCCGCCAACGTGTCAAAGGCCCAGGCGGCACGCGCTTTGGGGAATTACGGCGCCGTGAGCGACGACGTGCGGGAGCGGGTCCTGGCTGCTGCGGAGGAGCTTTCCTACCGCCCGAATGAGCTCGCCCGCAGCATGAATACGGGAAAATCGCACACTATCGGCGTCGTGGTGGGAGACATCGAAAACCCTCACTTCGGCCTTGCCACGCGAGGCATTACGGACACCGCGAAGAAGAGCGGCTACAACGTTATTCTCGTCAACACCGACGAGGAAGAAACGGCCGAAGTAGAGGCCGTCCAAGTGCTCTTGGACAAGCGGGTGGACGGCCTCATCGTGGCACCCGCGTCGTCCGTGGAGACAGAACATTTGCGGCGCGTTTACGATTCCGGGCGTCCTTTGGTCCTTCTTGACCGGGCCGCCGCAGGGCTTGAGGTGGAAACCTTCGCAGTTGACATGACGGCGATCTCCTACGAGTCCACCCGGTACCTGCTTGAGGCCGGGCACCGGCGGATCGCCTTCGTCTCGACCCTCAAAACGGACCGGCCCTATGTCGCCGGCATGGAACTGGCCTCCTCGCAGATCTCCGAGCGGCTGGCCGGCATGCGGCGTGCGTTCGAGGAGAAGGGCCTCAGCCAACCTGTGGATCTGGTCCGGCTCAATGCCGGCGACGCCGAATCCATCAAAAGGATCACCAGGCACCTTTTGGAGGGACCGGGTGCGGCGACGGCCATCGTTGCCTCGGATGGTCTTATCGCATTGAGCATCGTGGAGGCCATCCAGGAACTGGGACTGTCCATTCCCGCAGATGTCTCCTTCCTGATGTACGACGACTTCGCGTGGACTCGCCTCACTACACCGCCCCTCACCGTTATTGCCCAGCCTGTCTATGAGATGGGGATAGCGGCCGCCAGTGCCCTCATTCGGCTGATCGAAGGACGCAAACCATCCGCACCCGGCACGGAACTCACGGCGCGACTGGTCCGCCGCGGATCCATCGGGTCGCCCGCGCCCGAGAAGCCTTCAGCTGACGGCGGGGCGGGCCATGCGCAAAATGACAACCAGTTCACTCCTGCTTGA
- a CDS encoding ABC transporter substrate-binding protein, whose amino-acid sequence MSKRFNFRRPGAVVAGAVAALLALSGCAGSTPASSSTAADNPYGLIQPGTIRVASLGDSKPYTFADAQGNFTGFDVELFKDVAHRAGVDNVVFTGQDFSGLLSAVANGQFDVGVAAIGITDKRKETVDFSEGYLAGYLTVITTKTSGIKDAAGLSGKRLGVVQGTLQEAYAVKNFTSANLVRFPDNNTAIAAVNSGTVDAHFLDYEAAKAYEEQHGLVSAADIPSFDAPAGFAIAKGKTAFRDALNKGLAAAMEDGTWKKLYQKWFPGSPMPEQYLPKAEQKATPTPGK is encoded by the coding sequence TTGAGCAAACGATTCAACTTCCGCCGCCCTGGAGCGGTCGTCGCTGGTGCCGTCGCGGCACTCCTCGCGCTGTCAGGCTGCGCAGGATCGACTCCCGCATCATCTTCGACTGCAGCGGACAACCCCTACGGCCTGATACAGCCGGGCACCATCAGGGTAGCCAGCCTTGGCGACTCAAAGCCTTATACCTTCGCTGATGCGCAGGGTAACTTCACCGGTTTCGACGTCGAACTCTTCAAGGACGTGGCGCACCGCGCCGGCGTGGACAATGTGGTTTTCACCGGACAGGACTTCTCCGGACTGCTCTCCGCCGTGGCCAACGGCCAGTTCGATGTCGGCGTGGCCGCCATCGGCATCACGGACAAGCGCAAGGAAACAGTCGACTTCTCCGAGGGCTATCTCGCAGGCTACCTGACCGTCATCACCACGAAGACCTCGGGCATCAAGGATGCCGCCGGCCTGTCCGGCAAACGGCTCGGCGTGGTCCAGGGAACGCTGCAGGAAGCCTACGCGGTCAAGAACTTCACGTCGGCCAACCTAGTGCGATTCCCGGACAACAACACAGCCATTGCCGCTGTGAACAGTGGCACCGTGGACGCCCACTTCCTGGACTACGAAGCCGCCAAGGCCTATGAGGAACAGCACGGACTGGTCAGTGCGGCAGACATTCCGTCCTTCGACGCGCCCGCCGGGTTCGCCATCGCCAAGGGCAAGACAGCCTTCAGGGACGCGTTGAACAAGGGGCTCGCTGCGGCGATGGAGGACGGCACCTGGAAGAAGCTCTACCAGAAGTGGTTCCCGGGCTCCCCGATGCCCGAGCAGTACTTGCCCAAGGCTGAGCAGAAAGCCACACCGACCCCCGGCAAGTAA
- a CDS encoding amino acid ABC transporter permease: protein MDWFNTIIRTFFDFGAMAEVLPQLLGVGLLNTLIISIAATIIGVALGMVVAVMGISPSKWLRVPARIYTDLFRGLPAILTILLIGQGFARLSQSIFGPSPYPLGIIALSLIASAYIGEIFRAGIQSVDKGQGEACRALGMSYAKSMALVVVPQGIRRVLPALVNQFIAIVKDSSLVYFLGLLVTERELFRVGQDAAVLSGNLSPLVMAGIFYLVITVPLTHLVNYFDNRFRTGRRRPSAPTSGLQEVKELDAASPLITGSNT, encoded by the coding sequence ATGGACTGGTTCAACACCATCATCCGCACCTTCTTCGACTTCGGCGCAATGGCCGAAGTCCTGCCCCAGCTACTGGGAGTCGGTCTTCTTAACACCCTCATCATCTCCATCGCCGCCACCATCATCGGGGTGGCGCTTGGCATGGTCGTCGCAGTCATGGGCATCTCCCCCTCGAAATGGCTCCGTGTGCCGGCCCGCATCTACACCGATCTCTTTCGCGGCCTCCCCGCCATCCTCACCATCCTGTTGATTGGCCAAGGATTCGCCCGTCTCAGCCAGTCGATCTTCGGCCCGTCGCCCTATCCCTTGGGGATCATCGCGCTGAGCCTGATCGCCAGCGCCTACATTGGCGAGATCTTCCGTGCGGGTATCCAGAGCGTCGACAAGGGCCAGGGCGAAGCCTGTCGCGCACTGGGCATGAGCTACGCCAAGTCCATGGCGCTGGTAGTGGTTCCGCAGGGCATCCGCAGAGTCCTGCCGGCGCTGGTCAACCAGTTCATCGCGATCGTCAAGGATTCCTCGCTGGTCTACTTCCTGGGACTGCTCGTTACTGAACGTGAGCTCTTCCGCGTGGGCCAGGACGCGGCAGTACTGTCCGGAAACCTCTCCCCCCTGGTCATGGCCGGGATCTTCTACCTGGTGATCACGGTGCCCCTGACCCACCTGGTCAACTACTTCGATAACAGGTTCAGGACCGGCCGCCGCCGCCCCTCCGCCCCCACAAGCGGACTGCAGGAAGTCAAGGAACTCGACGCGGCCTCGCCGCTGATCACCGGGAGCAACACATGA
- a CDS encoding amino acid ABC transporter ATP-binding protein, whose translation MSLTSSSTSTNNSVPDIETFHGSSLELKTLTMAYGDIKVLRNVSLTVAPGTTTCIIGPSGSGKSTLLRGVNRLHEPTSGDVLLAGESALEVKPDILRARIGMVFQHFNLFPDHTALENVALALWSVKGMSKTEARERARRRLAEVGLAERADHRPRDLSGGQQQRVAIARALAMEPEVMLFDEATSALDPELVKGVLNLMAGLGKRGMTMLVVTHEMGFARKVADQVVFMDEGEVVEAGTPAELFDNPRSERLQRFLSEVL comes from the coding sequence ATGAGCCTCACAAGCAGCAGCACCAGCACGAACAATTCGGTTCCGGACATCGAGACCTTCCACGGCTCCAGCCTGGAACTAAAGACCCTGACCATGGCCTACGGCGACATAAAGGTGCTGCGCAACGTCAGCCTCACCGTCGCACCGGGTACCACCACCTGCATCATCGGGCCGTCCGGATCAGGCAAGTCCACCCTCCTGCGGGGGGTCAACCGCCTGCACGAACCCACGAGCGGGGACGTCCTGCTGGCCGGCGAAAGTGCCCTCGAGGTCAAGCCGGACATCTTGCGGGCCCGCATTGGAATGGTCTTCCAGCACTTCAATCTCTTTCCGGACCACACGGCCCTCGAGAACGTGGCCCTGGCGCTCTGGAGCGTCAAGGGAATGTCCAAGACCGAAGCGCGGGAACGCGCCCGCCGCCGCCTCGCCGAGGTGGGTCTCGCGGAGCGCGCGGACCACCGGCCCAGGGACCTTTCCGGCGGCCAGCAACAGCGCGTCGCCATCGCGCGCGCCCTGGCCATGGAGCCCGAGGTAATGCTCTTCGACGAGGCCACCAGCGCCCTGGATCCCGAGCTCGTCAAGGGCGTGCTGAACCTCATGGCCGGGCTCGGCAAACGCGGCATGACCATGCTGGTCGTCACCCACGAAATGGGTTTCGCCCGTAAGGTAGCCGACCAGGTCGTGTTCATGGATGAAGGCGAAGTGGTGGAGGCAGGTACGCCTGCCGAACTCTTCGATAATCCCCGCAGTGAACGCCTCCAGCGATTCCTATCGGAAGTGCTCTGA
- a CDS encoding Gfo/Idh/MocA family oxidoreductase, producing MGNTAAAAAPIRTAVVGFGISGSVFHAPLIEADPGYSLDVIVTADPERAAEATRRYPKARIVPTAEAMFILAADLDLIILGTPPLTHFDLAATAIAHGLPVVVDKPFVTTSAEGQSLISQASGAGVHLTVFQNRRWDADFLTLRKLVREGTLGEIRTFESRFEWWRPEGFGNWRDTAVLTDGGGILHDLGAHLIDQAIQLFGPVQDSYGETANHGHPEGADTEAFVSLFHESGVRSRLWMNGMAAQVGPRFHVLGSKAGYTKWGLDSQEPALAAGLKPSDPAYGVEPQDSWGALGIDGSTTPVPAQRGNYPGFYRQLAEATHGREELPVKPFESLEVLSIIEKIHALA from the coding sequence ATGGGAAACACCGCAGCTGCGGCGGCACCCATCAGGACCGCCGTCGTGGGTTTTGGGATCTCAGGCAGCGTGTTCCACGCACCGCTGATCGAGGCGGATCCCGGTTACTCCCTCGACGTGATCGTAACGGCGGATCCGGAGCGTGCGGCTGAGGCGACCCGGCGCTACCCGAAGGCCCGGATTGTTCCGACAGCGGAGGCCATGTTCATCCTGGCCGCAGACCTTGACCTCATCATCCTCGGCACTCCCCCGCTCACACACTTCGATCTGGCAGCAACGGCAATAGCGCATGGTCTTCCGGTGGTGGTGGATAAGCCGTTCGTCACCACATCGGCAGAGGGCCAGTCTCTTATCTCCCAGGCATCCGGCGCCGGCGTGCATCTGACGGTGTTCCAGAACCGCCGATGGGACGCCGACTTCCTGACGCTCCGGAAACTCGTCCGGGAAGGAACGCTGGGCGAAATCCGCACATTCGAGTCGCGGTTCGAGTGGTGGCGGCCGGAAGGATTCGGGAACTGGCGGGACACTGCCGTCCTGACGGACGGCGGCGGCATACTTCACGACCTCGGCGCCCACCTGATCGACCAAGCCATCCAGCTTTTCGGTCCTGTCCAGGACAGCTACGGAGAGACCGCCAACCACGGACATCCGGAGGGGGCTGATACCGAAGCCTTCGTGTCCCTGTTCCACGAATCCGGGGTCCGGTCCAGGTTGTGGATGAACGGCATGGCCGCCCAAGTCGGCCCGCGCTTCCACGTCCTGGGCTCCAAGGCCGGCTACACCAAATGGGGCCTGGATAGCCAGGAACCGGCCCTCGCTGCCGGGCTGAAACCCTCGGATCCCGCCTACGGCGTTGAGCCCCAGGACTCTTGGGGGGCCCTGGGAATTGACGGCAGCACCACGCCCGTTCCCGCCCAGCGGGGCAACTATCCGGGGTTCTACCGCCAACTCGCTGAGGCCACACACGGCCGGGAAGAGTTGCCGGTCAAGCCTTTCGAGTCCCTCGAAGTCCTGAGCATCATCGAAAAAATTCACGCCCTCGCCTAA
- a CDS encoding FAD-binding oxidoreductase — MSSTTSPKRVAIIGGGILGVSTAVHLLRQGASVILLTERGLASEATGRSLSWLNSAGERSAPYHQLRVAGVDRYRTLFAQDPAREWLQFDGGLMWNAAGQHSVTEARHTYEKSIGYDSKLLAPEDIGAVTPGIDAGAVPENAIFNPGEGWVSLPDLVEFLMDEFHARGGRLVLNAGKASVTVNGARATGVETAAGENYEADAVLVACGAATPAVVAPLGVEIPNGSPVSMLVLTKPVDHDVKTVMNTPRAAVRPNPGNTFALDHDWYEEHITEHADGTFSIPDEVVQELADEASKLIAGNPDLKPASWKIGYKPIPGDGEPVFGELSQVPGCFVAFTHSGATLGLIAGELLSGEIMTGNKHPMLATFRPGRFS, encoded by the coding sequence ATGTCCTCCACCACCTCACCCAAACGCGTCGCCATCATCGGCGGCGGCATTCTCGGTGTCTCCACTGCCGTCCACCTGCTCCGCCAGGGCGCATCCGTAATCCTTTTGACCGAACGCGGCCTAGCCAGTGAAGCCACCGGCCGATCACTCTCCTGGCTCAATTCCGCCGGCGAGCGGTCTGCGCCGTACCACCAGCTGCGGGTGGCGGGCGTGGACCGCTACCGCACCCTCTTCGCTCAAGATCCGGCAAGAGAGTGGCTCCAGTTCGACGGCGGCCTGATGTGGAACGCGGCCGGACAGCACTCCGTCACCGAAGCCCGCCACACCTACGAAAAGTCCATCGGCTACGACTCAAAACTGCTCGCACCCGAAGACATCGGAGCCGTCACGCCCGGCATCGACGCCGGCGCCGTGCCGGAAAACGCCATCTTCAATCCGGGCGAAGGCTGGGTCAGCCTCCCGGACCTGGTGGAATTCCTCATGGATGAATTCCACGCCCGCGGCGGCCGACTCGTCCTCAACGCAGGCAAAGCCTCGGTAACGGTCAATGGAGCACGGGCTACCGGTGTCGAGACAGCGGCCGGCGAGAACTACGAGGCCGATGCGGTGCTGGTGGCGTGCGGCGCCGCGACGCCCGCCGTCGTCGCACCCCTCGGCGTCGAGATCCCGAACGGTTCCCCTGTCTCCATGCTGGTCCTGACCAAACCGGTGGATCACGATGTAAAGACCGTGATGAATACGCCGCGGGCCGCGGTACGTCCCAACCCCGGCAACACGTTTGCACTGGACCACGACTGGTACGAGGAGCACATCACCGAGCATGCGGACGGCACGTTCAGCATTCCCGACGAAGTGGTCCAGGAACTGGCCGACGAGGCGTCCAAACTCATCGCCGGCAACCCTGACCTCAAGCCGGCATCGTGGAAGATCGGCTACAAGCCCATCCCTGGCGACGGCGAACCTGTCTTCGGCGAACTGAGCCAGGTGCCCGGCTGCTTCGTGGCCTTCACGCACTCCGGCGCCACGCTCGGGCTCATCGCCGGCGAACTCCTCTCCGGCGAGATCATGACCGGCAACAAGCACCCCATGCTTGCTACCTTCAGGCCGGGGCGCTTCTCCTAG
- a CDS encoding maleylpyruvate isomerase family mycothiol-dependent enzyme: MINPARLHSDLSRLGRETDMFLATVESLADDEMTVPSLCEGWTRADVIAHVATSGLALVNLIDWATSGEERPLYASPAARSQEIAALAALPRQELIAELRESVRNFAEQAQRLSGELAATEVQVNGKPVPATSIVALRIAEVVVHHHDLNTAWTVEEADPDSLLNALEAVVRSLRAKGAPGMTLVTEERDEWVIGDGGLRVVSDREGLLQWLARGDAEHVDIDGPAPALPSW, from the coding sequence ATGATCAACCCTGCACGCCTTCATTCGGACCTGTCCCGCCTCGGCAGGGAAACAGACATGTTCCTGGCCACCGTTGAGTCCCTTGCCGACGACGAAATGACTGTTCCCTCCCTGTGCGAGGGCTGGACCCGGGCTGATGTCATAGCCCACGTCGCAACCAGCGGCCTTGCCCTGGTGAATCTCATCGACTGGGCCACCTCCGGGGAGGAGCGTCCCCTGTACGCGTCACCCGCGGCCCGCTCCCAAGAGATCGCTGCACTCGCGGCCCTGCCCCGCCAGGAGCTAATTGCGGAACTGCGGGAGTCCGTCCGGAACTTTGCTGAGCAGGCACAACGGCTTAGCGGCGAACTCGCGGCCACGGAAGTGCAGGTCAATGGCAAGCCGGTCCCCGCCACGTCCATCGTGGCCCTCCGTATTGCCGAGGTGGTGGTGCATCACCACGACCTCAACACCGCCTGGACCGTCGAAGAGGCCGATCCGGATTCGCTGCTGAATGCCCTCGAAGCCGTAGTGCGGTCCCTGCGTGCCAAGGGTGCTCCCGGTATGACGCTGGTGACCGAAGAGCGTGACGAGTGGGTCATCGGGGACGGCGGATTGCGCGTTGTGTCCGACCGTGAGGGCCTGCTCCAGTGGCTGGCGCGCGGGGACGCTGAACACGTGGATATTGACGGTCCGGCGCCGGCACTGCCGTCCTGGTAG
- a CDS encoding aromatic acid/H+ symport family MFS transporter yields MSQPHAVIAENPQKEARTAKWVALIICTALLFDGYDLVIYGTVLPGLLADPSQIGAFDAVTAGLLGSWALIGVLVGSLACGAVGDFFGRRRLMLLGIAWFSIGMFATAFATSVPAFGALRFATGLGLGIVIASAGATMAEFAPAGKRQFYNAIVYSGIPAGGVLASILGILFFDSIGWRGLFIIGSLPLVILLPIAWRKLPESPRWLLSRGREQEALAAAQRTGVPLIEERIILEVGAAPQTSGFAAVFSRQFAVAAILLGLMSFCGLLLTYGLNTWLPKIMEGYGYGRTYSLFFPLALNLGAVAGGLLASRLADKSGPQRVIAATFALATISLALMTFSFPLPLLFAFIALAGVGTLGTQVLIYGFQSNYFTTNARAAGVAWCASVGRLGGVLGPIIGGWLAAAGIGGSTAFYIYGAVALVGAVVTVLVPRQRKLEQAEHKVEEIAEGRAEKSIPAEQLQ; encoded by the coding sequence ATGTCACAACCGCACGCCGTTATAGCCGAAAATCCACAGAAGGAGGCGCGCACAGCCAAATGGGTGGCCCTCATCATCTGCACAGCCCTCCTGTTTGACGGCTACGACCTTGTCATTTACGGCACCGTACTGCCAGGGCTGCTCGCGGACCCAAGCCAGATCGGAGCGTTCGATGCAGTCACCGCCGGCCTCCTCGGCTCCTGGGCCCTCATCGGGGTACTCGTAGGCTCACTGGCTTGCGGCGCTGTCGGTGACTTTTTCGGCCGGCGGCGGCTGATGCTCCTGGGCATTGCCTGGTTCTCCATCGGCATGTTTGCCACAGCCTTTGCCACCAGTGTCCCTGCCTTTGGTGCCCTGCGGTTTGCCACCGGCCTTGGGCTGGGCATAGTTATCGCCAGCGCCGGTGCCACCATGGCTGAATTCGCACCTGCTGGAAAGCGCCAGTTCTACAACGCCATTGTGTATTCGGGCATCCCGGCAGGCGGCGTCCTGGCCTCCATCCTGGGCATCCTCTTCTTCGACAGCATCGGCTGGCGCGGGCTGTTCATCATCGGCTCGCTGCCGCTTGTCATCCTCCTGCCCATTGCCTGGCGCAAGCTCCCCGAATCACCGCGGTGGCTGCTGTCCCGGGGCCGGGAACAGGAGGCCCTCGCCGCCGCACAGCGCACCGGCGTCCCGCTCATCGAAGAGCGGATCATCCTGGAGGTCGGCGCTGCACCCCAGACATCGGGCTTCGCAGCCGTGTTTTCCCGCCAGTTTGCCGTGGCAGCGATTCTGCTGGGCCTGATGTCCTTCTGCGGTCTGCTGCTGACGTACGGTCTCAACACGTGGTTACCCAAAATCATGGAGGGCTACGGCTACGGGCGGACGTACTCCCTGTTCTTCCCGCTGGCACTGAACCTTGGAGCAGTAGCGGGCGGCCTGCTAGCTTCCCGGCTCGCGGACAAGAGCGGGCCGCAGCGGGTCATCGCGGCCACCTTCGCGCTGGCGACCATTTCCCTGGCGCTCATGACGTTCAGTTTTCCGTTGCCGCTGCTTTTTGCCTTTATCGCCCTCGCAGGCGTGGGAACGCTGGGAACCCAGGTGCTGATCTACGGGTTCCAGTCCAACTATTTCACCACCAATGCCCGTGCCGCAGGCGTGGCATGGTGCGCCAGCGTGGGGCGGCTGGGCGGCGTGCTCGGTCCAATCATCGGCGGGTGGCTGGCCGCCGCCGGCATCGGCGGATCCACAGCCTTCTACATCTACGGGGCCGTGGCCCTGGTCGGCGCCGTGGTCACCGTGCTGGTGCCTCGCCAGCGCAAGCTGGAGCAGGCCGAGCACAAGGTCGAGGAAATCGCAGAAGGCCGGGCAGAAAAGAGCATTCCTGCTGAACAGCTGCAGTAG
- a CDS encoding LysR substrate-binding domain-containing protein: protein MDIRQLNYFIAVAEERHFGRAAKRLHMAQPPLSQQIRQLEDQLGVKLLNRTTRRVDLTAAGQLLLDRGRQVVNDVAKLQADVYQVGRGATGVLRVGFSGSATYGVMPRIARLAKQVLPGLSLALHGEMLTPSMEAGLRDGTLDAALLRPPVASQDIDYRTVTREPLVVALPSFSALAVDRPVAMHELQDQDFIAYGPESVLYRTTADLCRQAGFQPRITQVVGETSTMLAFVAAGGGVAVMPSSVQAFQLEGVAYREIENVPEVELAVAWMRGHHSALLRNFLDVVVTATAEPTAPAPVPGPAPFPTDERLTQA from the coding sequence TTGGACATCCGCCAACTGAACTATTTCATCGCCGTGGCTGAGGAAAGGCACTTCGGCCGGGCCGCCAAGCGCCTGCATATGGCGCAGCCACCTCTCTCGCAGCAGATCCGCCAACTGGAGGATCAGCTTGGAGTCAAGCTGCTCAACCGGACCACGCGCAGGGTTGACCTCACGGCGGCGGGTCAGCTTCTGCTGGACCGCGGACGGCAGGTCGTCAACGACGTCGCCAAGCTTCAGGCCGATGTGTATCAGGTCGGTCGGGGCGCCACCGGCGTCCTGCGGGTGGGTTTCTCAGGTTCCGCAACCTACGGCGTCATGCCCCGGATCGCCCGTCTTGCCAAACAGGTCCTGCCAGGCCTGTCCCTGGCGCTGCACGGCGAAATGCTCACGCCGTCCATGGAAGCGGGCCTGCGGGACGGCACCTTGGACGCAGCGCTGCTGCGCCCGCCGGTCGCTTCGCAGGACATCGACTACCGGACGGTGACCCGGGAGCCGCTCGTTGTCGCGCTTCCCTCGTTCAGCGCGCTGGCCGTGGATCGTCCCGTGGCGATGCACGAACTGCAGGACCAGGACTTTATCGCGTACGGGCCAGAGTCGGTCCTCTACCGCACTACCGCAGACCTGTGCCGCCAGGCGGGTTTCCAGCCACGCATCACCCAGGTGGTTGGGGAGACTTCGACCATGCTGGCGTTCGTAGCAGCAGGCGGCGGGGTTGCGGTCATGCCGTCCAGCGTTCAGGCCTTCCAGCTTGAAGGCGTGGCTTACCGCGAGATTGAAAACGTCCCCGAAGTGGAACTCGCTGTCGCTTGGATGCGCGGGCATCATTCGGCGCTGCTACGCAATTTTCTGGACGTCGTGGTGACCGCAACTGCGGAACCGACGGCGCCTGCCCCGGTCCCCGGCCCTGCGCCGTTTCCCACTGATGAAAGGCTTACCCAAGCATGA